A genomic region of Fodinisporobacter ferrooxydans contains the following coding sequences:
- the spoIVA gene encoding stage IV sporulation protein A, protein MEKFDIFKDIAERTGGDIYLGVVGPVRTGKSTFIKKFMELIVLPNIKSEADRIRATDELPQSAAGRTIMTTEPKFIPNQAIEVNVGEGLDIRIRVVDCVGYTVQGARGYEDENGPRMVSTPWFDEPIPFQEAAEVGTRKVISDHSTLGLVITTDGTIAEISRESYVEAEERVVAELKELGKPFVMVVNSTRPTSVETEQLRVQLAEKYDIPVLALSVANISTDDIMGVLREALYEFPVHEVNVNLPSWVMVLDQDHWLRVNFETCVRDTVKDIRRLRDIDRVVGHFSEFDFVAHAGLSNMDMGHGVADIDLVAPDALYDQILTEVVGIEIRGKDQLLQLMKDLTYAKREYDKVAEALRMVKLTGYGIAPPVLEEMTLDEPELIRQGTRFGVRLRATAPSIHMIRVDVESEFAPIVGTEKQSEELVRYLMQDFEEDPLKIWDSDIFGKSLAAIVREGISAKLAMMPENAQYKLKETLSRIINEGSGGLIAIIL, encoded by the coding sequence GTGGAAAAATTCGATATCTTTAAAGATATTGCAGAAAGAACAGGGGGCGACATATACCTCGGCGTAGTCGGCCCGGTGCGTACAGGTAAATCCACATTCATCAAAAAATTTATGGAATTGATCGTACTGCCGAATATCAAAAGCGAGGCTGATCGTATACGCGCAACGGATGAACTGCCGCAAAGTGCCGCTGGTCGCACGATTATGACGACCGAACCTAAGTTTATCCCGAACCAAGCGATTGAAGTAAATGTCGGTGAAGGGCTAGACATTCGTATACGCGTTGTGGATTGTGTTGGATATACGGTACAGGGTGCCAGAGGATATGAGGATGAAAATGGTCCGCGCATGGTATCCACTCCATGGTTTGACGAACCCATTCCTTTTCAAGAAGCAGCGGAAGTCGGCACACGCAAAGTGATTTCTGATCACTCCACATTAGGACTTGTCATCACAACTGACGGCACAATTGCGGAGATTAGCCGCGAATCCTATGTGGAAGCAGAAGAGCGGGTAGTCGCCGAGTTGAAGGAATTAGGCAAGCCGTTTGTCATGGTTGTCAATTCCACCCGGCCGACAAGTGTGGAAACAGAGCAATTGCGCGTCCAATTGGCGGAAAAATATGATATCCCTGTGCTCGCATTAAGTGTTGCAAATATCTCGACAGATGATATTATGGGAGTTCTGCGCGAGGCGCTATATGAATTCCCTGTGCACGAAGTCAATGTGAATTTGCCAAGCTGGGTCATGGTGCTCGATCAAGACCATTGGCTGCGGGTAAATTTTGAGACGTGCGTTAGAGATACCGTAAAAGATATTCGCCGTTTACGTGACATCGACCGCGTTGTCGGCCATTTTAGCGAATTTGATTTTGTCGCACATGCCGGATTATCCAATATGGATATGGGGCATGGAGTTGCGGATATTGATTTGGTTGCGCCGGATGCTTTATACGACCAGATCCTGACAGAGGTAGTGGGTATCGAGATTCGCGGCAAAGATCAACTGCTGCAGTTGATGAAAGATCTCACATACGCAAAACGGGAGTACGATAAAGTTGCGGAAGCTTTGCGCATGGTAAAATTGACGGGGTACGGCATTGCACCGCCGGTGCTTGAAGAAATGACATTGGATGAGCCCGAATTAATCCGGCAAGGTACCCGTTTCGGCGTTCGCTTGCGGGCAACTGCTCCATCCATTCATATGATTCGCGTCGATGTGGAATCCGAATTCGCTCCGATCGTAGGAACGGAAAAACAAAGCGAGGAGCTTGTGCGGTACTTGATGCAAGACTTTGAAGAGGATCCTTTGAAAATCTGGGATTCCGATATTTTCGGCAAATCGTTGGCGGCTATCGTTCGCGAAGGCATCTCTGCCAAATTGGCCATGATGCCGGAAAATGCCCAGTACAAACTCAAAGAGACGCTCTCAAGAATTATCAATGAAGGCAGCGGCGGGCTGATCGCTATCATTCTTTAA
- a CDS encoding glucose-1-phosphate adenylyltransferase, which translates to MSKKECIAMLLAGGEGRRLGVLTHKLAKPAVPFGGKYRIIDFALSNCTNSGIDTVGVLTQYQPLVLHTYLGIGSPWDLDRKHGGVTVLPPFQQKNGGTWYAGTANAIYQNIPYIQTYDPDYVLVLSGDHIYKMNYDEMLQEHKAKGAAVTIAAIRVPWEEASRFGIINVDEEQWITGFEEKPENPKTNLASMGIYIFNWKLLHEHLLLDNSEQLSSHDFGKDVLPAMLKAGMKMNCHLFQGYWKDVGTIESLYEAHMDIVSNQPQLDMNDSTWRIYSVNPNQPPQYLAAAANVQHSLINEGCMVFGDVAHSVLFYGVHVGTDTKITHSVIMPNVIIGKNVRIHKAIIGAGTVIGDNCQIGGQKDWREDASEYAPIVVIGEETMIPDDSIITSDEGKA; encoded by the coding sequence ATGAGCAAAAAAGAATGCATTGCGATGCTTTTGGCAGGAGGCGAGGGCAGAAGGCTGGGAGTTCTTACGCATAAGCTGGCAAAGCCGGCCGTTCCCTTCGGCGGAAAATATCGAATCATCGATTTTGCCCTTAGCAATTGCACCAATTCGGGAATCGATACAGTCGGTGTATTGACACAGTATCAGCCCCTTGTCTTGCATACGTATCTTGGGATCGGCAGTCCCTGGGATCTTGACCGAAAACATGGGGGAGTAACCGTATTGCCGCCCTTTCAGCAAAAAAACGGCGGAACATGGTATGCAGGAACGGCAAATGCCATCTATCAAAATATCCCGTATATACAAACGTATGATCCGGATTATGTTCTCGTTCTATCAGGTGATCATATCTATAAAATGAACTACGATGAAATGCTGCAAGAACATAAAGCAAAAGGCGCGGCTGTCACCATCGCAGCGATCCGCGTCCCGTGGGAAGAAGCGTCGCGCTTCGGCATCATCAACGTAGATGAGGAGCAGTGGATCACAGGATTTGAAGAAAAGCCGGAAAATCCGAAAACGAATTTGGCATCCATGGGCATTTACATATTCAACTGGAAACTGCTTCATGAACATTTATTGCTAGATAATAGTGAGCAACTGTCCAGCCATGACTTTGGCAAAGATGTATTGCCCGCCATGCTGAAAGCGGGAATGAAAATGAATTGTCATCTTTTTCAGGGGTATTGGAAGGATGTCGGAACCATTGAAAGTTTATACGAAGCGCATATGGATATTGTATCGAATCAGCCGCAGCTTGATATGAATGACAGTACATGGCGCATTTATTCGGTCAATCCGAATCAACCGCCGCAATATTTGGCAGCTGCCGCAAATGTTCAACACAGTCTGATCAATGAAGGCTGCATGGTTTTTGGAGATGTGGCGCACTCCGTATTATTTTACGGAGTACATGTGGGTACGGATACGAAAATTACCCATTCCGTCATTATGCCGAATGTTATCATCGGCAAGAATGTCCGCATTCATAAGGCGATTATCGGCGCCGGCACCGTGATTGGCGACAACTGCCAGATCGGCGGCCAAAAGGATTGGCGGGAAGATGCATCTGAATATGCACCGATTGTGGTGATTGGTGAAGAAACGATGATTCCGGATGATTCGATCATAACAAGCGATGAAGGAAAGGCGTGA
- the mtrB gene encoding trp RNA-binding attenuation protein MtrB encodes MGTNCNGEYFVVQAKENGVQVIGLTRGQDTRFHHSEKLDKGEVMIAQFTEHTSAIKIRGKAKILTSHGEIDAANE; translated from the coding sequence ATGGGAACGAACTGCAATGGAGAATATTTTGTCGTTCAGGCAAAAGAAAATGGGGTTCAAGTGATTGGATTGACAAGAGGACAAGATACCCGTTTTCATCATTCCGAAAAATTGGACAAAGGTGAAGTGATGATTGCCCAGTTTACGGAACACACATCTGCAATTAAAATTCGCGGAAAAGCAAAAATTTTGACAAGTCATGGAGAAATCGACGCAGCGAACGAGTAA
- a CDS encoding acyl-CoA synthetase codes for MVELTSEQPEDVLVPEFYNFADVFDAHVGNIPDQSALLFLDETGRHRQVSYKELQVLANRCANAFKSQGIEAKDRVMVLCTRSIEAYVVYLALLKLGAVIMPGSEMLRSTDILYRLQHAGAKAIVATGAIMNEVDSIRRQAPNVKLYISIEEKEHWLSLQQLLDGASGSFENVKTARTDTAFLSYTSGTTGKPKGVVHTYAWPHTHLAVAAKHWFDVQQGELAWATAGPGWAKWIWSPFVSIIGNGGCAFIYKGRFDPKTYLSILKEYPISVLCATPTEYRLMAKVDGLSEFKPKALRSACSAGEPLNREVIDTFQREFGISVRDGYGQTENSLLIGNLTNMTIRPGSMGKVIPGRRIGIIDGDGNPVEANTVGDIAVHRSDLSLFQEYLYDPERTQAALRGEWYITGDRGYYDEEGYFWFSGRSDDIIISSGYTIGPFEVEDALVKHPTVAECAAVASPDEIRGAVVKAFVVLKQNIEPSEQLMRELQEHVKAITAPYKYPRIIEFVAELPKTPSGKIRRVELRTQ; via the coding sequence ATGGTTGAATTAACAAGCGAACAACCGGAAGATGTACTCGTACCGGAGTTTTATAATTTTGCTGATGTATTCGATGCGCATGTCGGGAATATTCCGGATCAGTCAGCCCTTTTGTTTCTGGATGAAACCGGGCGCCATAGACAAGTAAGCTATAAAGAATTACAAGTTTTGGCGAATCGCTGTGCAAACGCTTTCAAATCACAAGGGATTGAAGCGAAAGACCGGGTCATGGTGTTATGCACGCGAAGTATCGAGGCGTATGTGGTGTATTTGGCTTTACTCAAATTAGGTGCTGTCATCATGCCGGGCTCCGAAATGCTGCGAAGCACCGATATTTTGTATCGTCTGCAACATGCAGGCGCGAAAGCAATTGTAGCGACCGGAGCGATCATGAATGAAGTGGATTCGATTCGCCGGCAAGCGCCAAATGTCAAACTCTATATTTCAATTGAAGAAAAGGAACATTGGCTATCGTTGCAGCAATTGCTGGATGGGGCAAGCGGTTCTTTTGAAAACGTCAAAACAGCCAGAACAGATACGGCATTCTTATCCTATACGTCCGGTACCACAGGTAAGCCAAAAGGGGTTGTACATACATATGCGTGGCCGCATACACACTTGGCAGTAGCCGCCAAGCACTGGTTTGACGTGCAGCAGGGGGAGCTTGCTTGGGCAACTGCAGGTCCGGGCTGGGCGAAATGGATTTGGAGTCCATTTGTTTCGATCATCGGCAACGGCGGTTGTGCGTTTATTTATAAAGGTCGTTTTGATCCGAAAACATATTTGAGCATATTGAAAGAGTATCCCATCTCCGTATTGTGCGCTACACCTACAGAATACCGATTGATGGCAAAAGTGGACGGATTGTCGGAATTCAAGCCGAAAGCGCTGCGCAGTGCATGCAGTGCCGGCGAACCGTTAAATCGGGAAGTAATCGATACATTTCAAAGGGAATTTGGAATTTCTGTCCGCGATGGGTATGGGCAAACGGAGAATAGCCTGTTGATCGGCAATTTGACCAATATGACCATTCGGCCAGGTTCCATGGGAAAAGTCATACCAGGCAGACGCATTGGCATCATCGATGGAGATGGCAATCCGGTAGAAGCGAATACAGTTGGCGATATAGCTGTTCACCGTTCCGACCTGAGTCTCTTTCAAGAATACTTATACGATCCCGAGCGGACACAGGCGGCGCTGCGCGGAGAATGGTACATTACAGGGGACAGAGGCTACTATGATGAAGAGGGATATTTTTGGTTCAGCGGCCGGTCGGATGACATTATCATCAGTTCCGGCTATACGATTGGCCCTTTTGAAGTGGAAGACGCATTAGTGAAACATCCGACAGTCGCAGAATGTGCGGCTGTTGCAAGTCCGGATGAAATTCGCGGTGCGGTTGTAAAAGCGTTCGTCGTTTTGAAACAAAATATAGAACCAAGCGAGCAATTGATGCGAGAATTGCAAGAGCATGTGAAAGCAATAACCGCACCGTATAAATATCCGAGAATCATTGAATTCGTAGCCGAATTGCCGAAAACCCCGAGTGGAAAAATTCGCAGAGTGGAATTGCGGACGCAATGA
- a CDS encoding HU family DNA-binding protein — translation MNKTDLIQQVSEKADLTKKDASKAVDAVFDSIVQALSEGDSVQLIGFGSFEIRERSARKGRNPRTGEEITIEASRIPAFKAGKAFRDTVQQNA, via the coding sequence ATGAATAAAACAGACTTGATTCAGCAAGTATCAGAAAAGGCGGATTTGACAAAAAAAGATGCAAGCAAAGCGGTGGATGCTGTATTCGATAGCATCGTGCAAGCATTGTCAGAGGGTGACAGCGTGCAATTGATTGGCTTCGGTAGTTTTGAGATTCGCGAGCGCTCTGCAAGAAAAGGAAGAAACCCCAGGACGGGAGAAGAGATCACGATTGAAGCAAGCCGGATTCCGGCATTTAAAGCAGGAAAAGCGTTTCGCGATACAGTTCAACAAAATGCTTAG
- a CDS encoding lipoate--protein ligase family protein, with product METWRFLATGNSSPAFNMAADEAVLQAVSQGKAPPTIRFFGWQPPTLSIGYFQQARRDIDFERLGQKGFGFVRRQTGGRAVLHDAELTYSVIVPESHRLMSTSVIEAYRTISLGLLEGFRSLGLQAELVSLAEEQERGKYDSLGSAACFDSPSWYELVVEGRKIVGSAQLRQLGTVLQHGSILLDLDIGALFDVLRFSNERMRERMKQAFAERAVSLKQLTGNTYTFEEVSKHFFDGFEKGLEIKLAPGELTDDEQQAIEQLIRDKYSQDSWNFRR from the coding sequence ATGGAAACTTGGCGTTTTCTGGCAACTGGAAATTCGTCCCCCGCGTTTAACATGGCAGCAGATGAGGCGGTCTTGCAGGCAGTCAGTCAAGGGAAAGCGCCGCCGACCATACGCTTTTTCGGTTGGCAGCCTCCCACGCTGTCCATCGGGTATTTCCAGCAGGCGCGGCGGGATATCGATTTTGAACGTCTCGGACAAAAAGGGTTTGGCTTTGTCAGGAGACAGACAGGCGGCCGTGCGGTTTTGCACGATGCGGAATTGACATACAGCGTCATCGTCCCGGAATCCCATCGGCTGATGTCAACATCTGTGATCGAAGCATATCGTACGATCAGTCTGGGACTTCTGGAAGGGTTCCGCTCTCTTGGCTTGCAGGCGGAACTGGTGTCCTTGGCAGAGGAGCAGGAGCGGGGAAAATATGACAGTTTGGGCTCAGCAGCCTGTTTTGACTCCCCCTCTTGGTATGAATTGGTCGTCGAGGGGCGGAAAATCGTCGGCAGCGCCCAATTGCGGCAATTGGGAACGGTTTTGCAACACGGTTCGATTTTGCTGGATCTCGACATCGGTGCGTTATTCGATGTGCTGCGCTTTTCCAATGAGCGGATGCGGGAACGAATGAAGCAGGCATTTGCCGAGCGTGCTGTGAGCCTGAAACAGTTAACCGGGAATACCTATACATTTGAAGAGGTTTCCAAGCACTTTTTTGACGGATTTGAAAAAGGGCTGGAGATCAAACTTGCGCCCGGTGAACTTACAGATGATGAACAGCAGGCCATCGAGCAATTGATCCGGGATAAATACAGCCAGGATTCATGGAATTTCCGGCGGTGA
- the ndk gene encoding nucleoside-diphosphate kinase, whose translation MQKTFIMVKPDGVQRGLIGEIVRRFESKGLQLVGAKLMNVSRELAEQHYAEHSEKPFFGELVDFITSGPVFAMVWQGNDAIAISRLMMGKTKPVDAAPGTIRGDYALSVTNNIIHGSDSPENAEREISLWFTAGDVLSFEKTINRWV comes from the coding sequence ATGCAAAAGACGTTTATTATGGTGAAGCCGGATGGAGTACAACGGGGATTGATCGGGGAGATCGTTCGCCGCTTTGAAAGCAAAGGTCTGCAGCTTGTAGGAGCAAAGTTGATGAACGTTTCCCGCGAATTGGCGGAACAACATTATGCAGAACACAGCGAGAAGCCGTTTTTTGGGGAATTGGTCGACTTTATCACATCCGGACCGGTGTTCGCAATGGTTTGGCAGGGCAATGATGCAATTGCCATCAGCCGTCTCATGATGGGTAAAACGAAGCCGGTTGATGCTGCTCCCGGCACGATTCGCGGCGATTACGCATTGAGTGTGACAAATAACATCATTCACGGTTCCGATAGTCCGGAAAACGCGGAACGGGAAATTTCCCTTTGGTTTACGGCGGGCGATGTTCTCTCGTTTGAGAAAACAATCAATCGGTGGGTGTAA
- a CDS encoding polyprenyl synthetase family protein codes for MNLIEIYYDLRADLEIVEKRLLKEVQSNEKVLQKASAHLLKAGGKRIRPVFVLLAAKFGEYDLERLSRVAVALELIHMATLVHDDVIDDADKRRGSPTVKSAWGNRIAMYTGDFILARALQILADVPDLRSHQILADSIVQMCEGEIEQVRDFYRFDQHLRTYLRRIKRKTALLLSVSCTLGALAANCKETVVQALGKYAYNLGMAFQITDDILDMTATEKKLGKPVGSDLRQGNITLPVLYACRVPETANTLRRLIHRDMTDQEVASAISRIRSVGAIEQSQALADRYLARALKHLDALPNLEWKEKLRQIAIFISKREY; via the coding sequence ATGAATTTGATTGAAATCTATTACGATTTGCGCGCAGATCTCGAAATTGTTGAAAAACGATTGTTAAAAGAAGTGCAATCCAATGAAAAAGTACTGCAAAAAGCATCTGCCCATTTGCTAAAAGCCGGAGGAAAGCGAATCCGGCCTGTATTTGTGCTGTTGGCTGCAAAATTTGGCGAATATGATTTGGAGCGCTTGTCTCGGGTTGCGGTTGCTTTGGAACTCATCCATATGGCCACACTTGTGCATGATGATGTGATTGACGACGCTGACAAACGCAGGGGATCTCCGACCGTCAAATCCGCATGGGGCAACCGGATTGCCATGTATACCGGGGATTTTATTCTTGCCCGGGCGCTGCAAATTCTCGCGGATGTTCCCGATCTCAGAAGCCATCAGATCTTGGCAGACTCGATTGTGCAAATGTGCGAAGGGGAAATTGAGCAAGTCCGTGATTTTTACCGATTTGATCAACATCTGCGTACATATCTGCGGAGAATTAAACGCAAAACAGCTCTTTTGCTGTCGGTGAGCTGTACACTTGGGGCGCTTGCGGCAAACTGTAAAGAAACGGTTGTGCAAGCGCTTGGCAAGTATGCGTATAACCTTGGCATGGCGTTTCAAATCACGGATGACATCCTGGATATGACTGCAACGGAAAAGAAGTTGGGAAAACCCGTCGGCAGTGATTTGCGGCAAGGCAATATCACGTTGCCTGTGCTGTATGCGTGTCGGGTTCCGGAGACGGCAAACACGCTGCGGAGGCTGATTCATCGGGATATGACTGATCAGGAAGTGGCATCTGCCATTTCCCGGATCCGTTCCGTCGGGGCGATTGAACAATCACAAGCACTGGCAGACCGGTATTTGGCGCGAGCATTAAAACACCTTGATGCGCTTCCGAACTTGGAATGGAAAGAGAAGCTTCGCCAAATCGCCATTTTTATCAGCAAACGGGAGTATTGA
- the glgB gene encoding 1,4-alpha-glucan branching protein GlgB, which yields MTYNGFHDYEIYLFHEGNLLRSYRLLGSHVCESAGQRGVRFGVWAPRAKSVRLVGDFNGWNGRNHELQRLNMAGIWMTFVPGLAAGCIYKYEIHTEEGIVLKADPYAFFSEVRPHTASIVYDLATYQWGDKEWQKKKSNTANGFLNRPVNIYEMHMGSWKRKDNGTFYTYRELARELIPYVNDLGYTHIECMPLSEHPYDRSWGYQITGFFSVTSRYGDPCDFMYFVDQCHQAGLGVILDWVPGHFAKDAHGLRRFDGSPQYESADSRKAEKTDWGTLGFDYGKPEVVSFLLSNALFWLDQYHIDGLRVDAVSSMLYLDFSKQEGEWTPNAYGGREHLEAISFLKKLNAVIRQEYPDTLVMAEESTACLPVTGDVAAGGLGFPLKWNMGWMNDTLRYFEIDPLYRNDQHDLLTFSIVYAFSERFLLPLSHDEVVHGKRSLIDKMPGDYWEKFSNLRLLLGYQMTHPGKKLLFMGGEFGQFEEWNEDEQLKWSLLDFEQHRQLFSYVRDLNYLYRKQTSLWQLDHTASGFEWIDPHDRNQSVITYMRKGKVAKEFLIIICNFTPILYPQYRIGVPKSGAYEEVFNSDKHIYGGSGQVNRGCIQSEGIPWHNRKKSIHICLPPLAMVVLKKSARGGKGTTI from the coding sequence ATGACTTATAATGGCTTTCATGATTATGAAATATATTTGTTTCATGAAGGGAATTTGCTTCGAAGTTACCGCTTATTAGGCTCCCACGTTTGTGAAAGCGCCGGACAACGGGGCGTGCGATTTGGCGTTTGGGCACCTCGTGCCAAATCTGTCCGGTTGGTCGGTGATTTTAATGGCTGGAACGGACGAAATCACGAGTTGCAGCGTCTGAACATGGCAGGCATTTGGATGACATTTGTCCCTGGGCTTGCTGCGGGTTGTATTTACAAATACGAAATTCATACAGAGGAAGGGATTGTTTTAAAAGCAGATCCGTATGCCTTTTTTTCGGAAGTACGACCGCATACCGCGTCGATTGTGTACGATTTGGCGACGTATCAATGGGGCGACAAGGAGTGGCAAAAAAAGAAAAGCAATACGGCAAACGGTTTTTTGAACCGCCCTGTAAATATTTATGAGATGCACATGGGTTCCTGGAAACGAAAAGACAATGGGACATTTTATACATATCGTGAATTGGCAAGAGAACTGATCCCTTATGTCAACGATTTGGGCTACACACATATTGAATGCATGCCACTCTCGGAACATCCTTATGATCGTTCCTGGGGCTATCAAATTACCGGATTTTTTTCCGTTACCAGCCGCTATGGAGACCCTTGTGATTTTATGTATTTTGTCGATCAATGCCATCAGGCAGGTTTAGGAGTGATTCTGGATTGGGTTCCAGGCCATTTTGCCAAAGATGCACATGGTCTTCGCAGGTTTGACGGCTCTCCCCAATATGAGTCGGCAGATTCAAGGAAGGCGGAAAAAACGGATTGGGGCACGCTGGGTTTTGACTATGGGAAACCGGAAGTCGTCAGTTTTTTGCTTTCCAATGCCTTGTTTTGGCTGGATCAATACCATATTGACGGTTTGCGGGTCGATGCCGTCTCCAGCATGTTATATCTGGATTTCTCCAAACAAGAGGGCGAGTGGACGCCCAACGCCTATGGAGGACGGGAGCACCTTGAAGCCATATCATTTTTGAAAAAATTAAATGCGGTCATTCGACAGGAGTATCCTGACACTCTTGTAATGGCGGAAGAATCTACCGCTTGCTTGCCTGTTACAGGCGATGTGGCTGCCGGCGGATTGGGTTTTCCGCTGAAATGGAACATGGGCTGGATGAATGACACATTGCGCTATTTTGAAATAGATCCCCTATATCGCAACGATCAACACGATTTATTGACATTTTCGATTGTATACGCGTTTTCCGAGCGCTTTCTCTTGCCTTTGTCCCATGACGAAGTGGTGCATGGCAAACGTTCGCTCATCGACAAGATGCCGGGAGATTATTGGGAAAAGTTTTCCAATCTTCGTCTGCTTTTGGGTTATCAAATGACACATCCGGGCAAAAAGCTTTTGTTCATGGGTGGAGAATTTGGACAATTTGAAGAATGGAACGAAGATGAGCAACTGAAATGGAGCTTGCTTGATTTTGAGCAACACCGGCAGTTATTTTCCTATGTCCGGGATCTGAATTACTTGTATCGAAAGCAAACCTCTCTTTGGCAGTTGGATCACACAGCGTCCGGATTTGAATGGATCGATCCGCATGATCGCAACCAAAGTGTGATTACATATATGCGCAAAGGCAAAGTTGCAAAAGAATTCCTCATTATTATCTGCAATTTTACACCCATATTGTATCCGCAGTATCGAATCGGCGTTCCAAAGTCTGGAGCATACGAGGAAGTTTTCAACAGCGACAAGCATATATATGGAGGGTCGGGACAAGTCAATCGCGGTTGTATCCAGAGTGAAGGGATTCCATGGCACAATCGGAAAAAAAGTATCCATATCTGCTTGCCGCCGTTAGCGATGGTCGTGTTAAAGAAATCTGCCAGAGGCGGAAAGGGGACTACCATATGA
- the gcvH gene encoding glycine cleavage system protein GcvH, with protein MSQVPANVKYSSEHEWVRVEGNQAYIGITDFAQAELGDIVFVELPQAGDSLRAGATFGTVESVKTVSDLYAPVSGKILQVNEALSDAPEKVNESPYEDGWMVVVELQDPSELDKLLTPAQYEQQVSQ; from the coding sequence ATGAGTCAAGTGCCAGCAAATGTAAAATACAGTTCCGAGCACGAGTGGGTGCGCGTGGAAGGAAATCAAGCATACATAGGAATTACAGATTTTGCACAGGCAGAACTTGGAGATATCGTGTTTGTGGAATTGCCGCAAGCGGGCGATTCTTTACGTGCAGGAGCAACGTTTGGAACGGTGGAATCGGTCAAGACGGTTTCCGATCTGTATGCACCGGTGAGCGGGAAGATCTTGCAAGTCAATGAAGCATTGTCGGATGCTCCGGAAAAAGTAAATGAATCTCCGTATGAAGACGGTTGGATGGTAGTCGTAGAGTTACAAGACCCGTCCGAACTCGACAAACTATTGACGCCTGCCCAGTACGAACAACAAGTTTCCCAATAA
- a CDS encoding heptaprenyl diphosphate synthase component 1, whose protein sequence is MLSYSITNQEQYRVFIRDLYREMSHPNLDLTNYIRSTDFVLVALADVLAAMMNQEVADWYPEVLAILLAHRGLHVHAIIPDQPIQLHEQDRQLTVLAGDYFSSKYYWILVKNGMLSFVSRLANAIQRINEIKTDMRMNELHDSVSVDDHVRALGATTFCLFDALYDHKQISVPEGHHLLQLVSDSIPLIHAYESGPGNYVSFHVHERLLWQAASMEERRYLKKLKYGHSFDGKISSWFIKYNTKRTLEHMLNDVTQKIRMTCEQVKRGSVSRLDEALSNLVACIEYELSSRKRKVEEV, encoded by the coding sequence GTGCTGAGTTATAGCATAACCAATCAAGAACAATATCGAGTCTTTATCCGGGATCTGTATCGGGAGATGTCGCATCCGAATCTGGATCTGACCAATTACATACGATCCACGGATTTTGTGCTTGTAGCGCTCGCGGATGTCTTGGCAGCCATGATGAATCAGGAAGTTGCAGACTGGTATCCTGAAGTCCTGGCAATTTTATTGGCCCACCGCGGGTTGCATGTACACGCAATCATCCCTGATCAGCCGATCCAATTGCATGAACAGGACAGGCAGTTGACTGTATTGGCAGGGGATTACTTCAGCAGCAAATACTATTGGATTTTGGTTAAAAACGGCATGCTCTCATTCGTTTCACGTCTTGCCAATGCCATCCAGCGCATCAATGAAATTAAAACAGATATGCGTATGAATGAATTGCATGATTCCGTTTCCGTCGATGATCATGTTCGGGCATTAGGCGCAACGACGTTTTGCTTGTTTGATGCACTCTATGATCATAAACAAATCTCAGTGCCGGAAGGGCATCATTTGCTGCAATTGGTGTCAGACTCGATTCCGCTTATTCATGCATATGAATCGGGACCGGGGAATTATGTGTCGTTTCATGTTCATGAACGTTTGCTTTGGCAGGCTGCAAGCATGGAAGAACGGCGATATTTAAAAAAATTAAAGTACGGCCACTCGTTTGACGGCAAAATATCCTCTTGGTTTATCAAATACAATACCAAGCGGACATTGGAGCACATGTTGAACGATGTCACACAAAAGATTCGTATGACTTGCGAGCAAGTGAAAAGGGGTTCAGTCTCTCGTTTGGACGAGGCACTGTCGAATTTGGTCGCATGTATCGAATACGAATTATCAAGCAGGAAACGGAAAGTAGAAGAAGTATGA